One part of the Diceros bicornis minor isolate mBicDic1 unplaced genomic scaffold, mDicBic1.mat.cur scaffold_55_ctg1, whole genome shotgun sequence genome encodes these proteins:
- the LOC131403146 gene encoding small ribosomal subunit protein eS6-like: MKLNISFPVTGCQKLMEVDDECQLCTFCEKRMATEVAADALGEEWKGYVVRISGGNDKQGFPIKQGVLTHGRVCLLLSEGHSCYRRRRTGERKHKSVGGCIVVANLSVLNLFIVKKGEKDISGLADTTVTRRVGLKRASRICKLFNLSKEDDVR; encoded by the coding sequence atgaagctgaacaTCTCTTTCCCGGTCACTGGCTGCCAGAAACTCATGGAAGTGGACGATGAATGCCAACTTTGTACATTTTGTGAGAAGCGTATGGCCACAGAAGTTGCTGCTGACGCTCTGGGTGAAGAGTGGAAGGGTTATGTGGTCCGAATCAGTGGTGGGAATGACAAGCAGGGTTTCCCCATCAAGCAGGGTGTCTTGACCCATGGCCGTGTCTGCCTGCTATTGAGTGAGGGGCATTCCTGTTACAGACGGAGGAggactggagaaagaaagcacaaatctGTTGGGGGTTGCATTGTGGTTGCCAATCTGAGTGTTCTCAACTTGTTCATTgtgaaaaaaggggagaaggatATTTCTGGACTCGCTGATACTACTGTGACTCGTCGTGTGGGGCTCAAAAGAGCTAGCAGAATCTGCAAACTTTTCAATCTCTCTAAAGAGGATGATGTCCGCTAG